DNA from Victivallis lenta:
TGTCTTTATCCAAAATCAGAGCCGTGAACTGCTTGAAACTGTCAGGAGTCAGTGGGGAGAAGAACTTGAATTCCTCTGGGAAGACAGTCCTGAATCTGCTGTACTGCGCAGGGCGGACACGGGGAAATGGTATGCAGTGATGATGCGGCTTCCCAAACGGAAATTCGGTCTGGCGGATGATTCCATATCGGAGTTTATTCTCCTGCGCATACCAAATGAAAAAAGAGATACAACTCTCGCCGACAGGCGTTTCCTGTCTGCCTTCCATATGAACAAGCGGACGTGGTTCGCTATTCAGCTGGACGGGCATATGAAGATTACGGAAATTCTACACTTGGTCGAATGTTCACGAGATCAGGCAGTCAAAAAGTGATCTCCCGTGTAAAGACTACAGCTCAGCCGATCTTTTTTTTGCAAGATCAACAACGTCAATCTGCCGCCCATCAAGATTTCTCCGGCAATGGAAACTCCTACGATGTATTTCCCCAATGCTTTCTTTCGACGATTCCGGGTCGCTCACATCATCCTGGCGTGCCTTTTCCAACACTCGGATCCAGCGACGTGTACTTTCGTAAGGAAGTTCTTTCAGTTCGCTGTATTCTTGAATCGTCAGACCGCTGTCCCAATATTCGGACAGTTGCGCCTCCCAATAATCTCGTCCTTCGCGTCCCATGCCGTCCTCCCATTATTACGGTTTGTGGAAGAACATACCACACTGTCTGACTCAAATCCAGATGGGGCTGGCTGGGCGCTTACCGGACAGCGTAGTGCCGTCAAAACCTTTTGCCACTGCAATTTCTATGCCGTCAATCAGCAGCCGAATCCCTGAGTTATCATTCGCATTGGTCTGCAAAGGCTTGATCTCTACCAGCTCCAGCGATTCCGATTCGCCCGTATCGGCCTGGCGCGCCTTTTGTAACACTCGGATCCAACGACGTACACTTTCGTAAGGCAGCTCTTTCAAGTCACTGTACTCTTGGATCGTCAAACCGCTGTCCCAATACTCCGAAAGTTGCTCTACCCAATAATCCCGTCCTTCGCGTCCCATGTATTCCTCCCATTATTCTGGTTTGTGGAAGAACATAACACGCATGCAATCTCAAATCCAGATGTAGCTCACCGGGCGGTTACCGGTGTTGTCTGCATCGGCCTCCCGCGCCTGCCGGTTGATTCTTTTCCCCTCAGAAGAGCGGAGAAAAAACAGAAAACGTCCGAGAGCTCAACCCGGGAAAGAATTGTGCGGGGGGCTCCACTCTCGTGGTTCCCCCCGCACACCGGATTCTCCGCGAAACGTCGTTGCGAAAAAGCGTTATTCCGAAAGGGCAAACGGATACTCATTCTCTCCGCGCGGAGTCAGCGAGACATGCTCGCATGTTCCGAGAAACTTCAGATCGTATTCGCCGTAAAAACCGTTCCAGACAGCTTCCCCGTTCTCATCCGTGGCGACAGTGGTTTCCGTGTGCCATTCGTGATTGATGAGCGAATCCAAAATCCGGTAAGAGGGTTTTTCAGTGAAATCCGGACCGATGAGGCCGGCATTGAATCGGCTTTCATCACCATAGGCAGTTCCGTCGCATAGATTCCAGTAAACGATGGACTGGCAGTTTTTCTGGCTGAACCAGACCCGGTAGAAGTTTCTCAGAAGTTCCCCCTGTATCTCCCGGGCAATGTCCCGGGGAAACTCCGGGTAGCACGGCAAGGAAATTTCCGAAATGTGGAGCGGAAGATTCAACTGCCCGAGCTGATCCATCACCTGCAGGAGATGGGCCGGATCAAAGAAACTTCCGGTTTCCATTCTCACCGCACTCTCCACATCCCCGTACAAATGGAACTGCAGGCCTAGCCCGTCCAGTTTGGCGCCGCGCCTCAGGAGGCGGTCAGCGAGAAGAAACATGGGCGAACTGTCATGAGCGAAGGACCGGAAAGAGATATCGGTTCCGTCGTTGTAGATGAATTCGTCCATGACGGGAAAATATTTTTCCGCCATTTGAAAGGTTTGATACACATAATCCGGCGGGACGGTCGCATCGCCGATGGTCGGACATTTCCGCGGATGATAGGTGAATGATTCGTTGACCACATCCCATTTCCGGATTCTTGTTCCATAGCGGCGGCCAAGTTCCATGATCCGTTTTTCCAACAGGAACATGACCTCGCGGGAATCCTTCGGAAGCCACGAAGGGACAAAGTTGTCGCAGAAGATCCAATGTCCCTTCGGCGCAATCCGGTTCTCCTCGCACCAGTCGATCACGAGATCTGCGGGCGGTCGACGTTCCATCACAGGACTGTCCGCGGAATAGCGGAATTCCCCCCGCTCCGGTTCTGTCGAATCCCAGAAAAGCGGGACAACCGCCTCATTGAAAACCCTGCGGAAGAACTCTTCGTATGCCGCATTCTTCTCGTTGTCGGAAAAGTCTTTCAGTTTGAAGGCATTGCATCCGAATTTAAAATCGTGTCCCGTCTGGCGGATCCTGATTTCGCAATTTTTCAGCGGCCTTCCGGCGCGATCTTTCAGAAGGATCGTTCCCCATCCCATGCGATTGCGCTTGATATCCAGCTCCACGCGTTCCCATGTTCCGGCTTTCGGATGTTCAAATTTGCGCAGCAGTTGTCTGGCCAAATCGCGTGATTTTTTTTCGTCGAACATAGATTCCTCCCAACTTGTTTCAGAAAAATCAAACCTGTGACTTCCGAATACTATATCACTGAAATATTTGAAAAAAAGTGAAATCACGGTATATTATATTTGAAAATGCGGAATGACATTTGGTAAATCATCATGTTGAAATTCGATTCCCTTCAGACACTTTTTTCAGATCTGAATCCGAAGTGTTATTACAGCAGCGGGCGGACACGTTATTACCAGAGAGAACACCACGACATTTTACGCTGGCGGCAATCTTCGGAGGAGATGGAGAAGATGCTGCTCCGCTGTACGCTGTATTGCAGAACACGCTCATGGGTCGGGGATTACCACCGCAGAGAGTATCCGCCCTTTCTGAACATCGGTCTGATTCATTCCGGAGAAACAGCCATCCGGAGCGGAGGCCGATGTTACCTGGCCAAACCCGGAGATCTTTTTTTTCTTGCTCCGGAAACGAAATATGAACTGTTGACTCCCCGCAGCTGCGAGCGATCTGCGCTTCTGATTTCCGGACCGGTTCTGGAGT
Protein-coding regions in this window:
- a CDS encoding MmcQ/YjbR family DNA-binding protein — translated: MSYTEYHDTLSKFVRLRVRPSTLPAFGFHSEDGFGWLYTVPIDGTPLECHVSISAKGVVSERVLDSESGDEYTLYRVANANGRFVGLVRKAVTSLLKRLAASCFERNVFIQNQSRELLETVRSQWGEELEFLWEDSPESAVLRRADTGKWYAVMMRLPKRKFGLADDSISEFILLRIPNEKRDTTLADRRFLSAFHMNKRTWFAIQLDGHMKITEILHLVECSRDQAVKK
- the tnpA gene encoding IS66 family insertion sequence element accessory protein TnpA, coding for MGREGRDYWEAQLSEYWDSGLTIQEYSELKELPYESTRRWIRVLEKARQDDVSDPESSKESIGEIHRRSFHCRRNLDGRQIDVVDLAKKRSAEL
- the tnpA gene encoding IS66 family insertion sequence element accessory protein TnpA; its protein translation is MGREGRDYWVEQLSEYWDSGLTIQEYSDLKELPYESVRRWIRVLQKARQADTGESESLELVEIKPLQTNANDNSGIRLLIDGIEIAVAKGFDGTTLSGKRPASPIWI
- a CDS encoding endo-1,4-beta-xylanase, whose protein sequence is MFDEKKSRDLARQLLRKFEHPKAGTWERVELDIKRNRMGWGTILLKDRAGRPLKNCEIRIRQTGHDFKFGCNAFKLKDFSDNEKNAAYEEFFRRVFNEAVVPLFWDSTEPERGEFRYSADSPVMERRPPADLVIDWCEENRIAPKGHWIFCDNFVPSWLPKDSREVMFLLEKRIMELGRRYGTRIRKWDVVNESFTYHPRKCPTIGDATVPPDYVYQTFQMAEKYFPVMDEFIYNDGTDISFRSFAHDSSPMFLLADRLLRRGAKLDGLGLQFHLYGDVESAVRMETGSFFDPAHLLQVMDQLGQLNLPLHISEISLPCYPEFPRDIAREIQGELLRNFYRVWFSQKNCQSIVYWNLCDGTAYGDESRFNAGLIGPDFTEKPSYRILDSLINHEWHTETTVATDENGEAVWNGFYGEYDLKFLGTCEHVSLTPRGENEYPFALSE